The proteins below are encoded in one region of Sulfolobus sp. A20:
- a CDS encoding MFS transporter, with amino-acid sequence MIKKDNFFYLSLSTSLSTFGNSLWIFYLPLILLKIGLDVTLQGIIYSIATILGIILSPVSGILVDRYSARLVLFSFTTLASLLNLILYFGITYNLRDFLLACVILYLSLIPPFISVASKVILAESKRPAQAYGLFLSIASTPSIIGPFLGSFLISNGLSLLISSFINVVSAVLRLKVFEVKGNNIDQRGIISGIISALMQLKQKRLMILSISLGLFSLIASPDSYILIIYSVDHLGFDKTTLGIFYSVQTLLYTVVPALIGRIASRKTLILAYILEGISFYLLTVTGSTIVGFMIMTLLVFSAIAWEVSFFGEVAKIGGRGVKFGILSGISSSSTAITLGFSGYLYQISSTLLFYSYVVLILFSLLAYIIALYKGS; translated from the coding sequence CGTGACACTGCAAGGAATCATATACTCAATCGCAACGATACTGGGGATTATCTTGTCTCCAGTCTCAGGAATATTGGTGGACAGGTACTCTGCCAGGCTAGTTCTCTTTTCCTTCACCACCTTAGCTTCCTTGTTAAACCTTATTTTGTACTTCGGAATAACTTACAATTTAAGGGATTTTTTACTAGCTTGTGTAATCCTATATTTGAGTTTAATTCCTCCTTTCATTTCGGTAGCATCTAAAGTAATATTGGCTGAGTCTAAGAGACCAGCCCAGGCATATGGGTTATTCTTATCTATAGCCTCAACACCAAGCATTATAGGACCATTCCTAGGCTCTTTTCTGATTAGTAATGGCTTGTCCCTTCTTATCTCCTCTTTTATTAATGTCGTTAGTGCGGTATTGAGATTAAAGGTCTTTGAAGTGAAAGGAAATAATATTGACCAACGCGGAATAATTTCCGGAATAATCTCGGCACTCATGCAGCTTAAACAAAAAAGATTAATGATTTTATCCATTTCCTTGGGTCTGTTTTCCCTTATAGCCTCACCTGACAGTTACATACTGATAATCTACAGCGTTGACCACTTAGGCTTTGATAAAACGACCTTAGGCATATTCTATTCAGTCCAAACCTTATTATATACAGTCGTACCTGCATTGATAGGGAGAATCGCTTCACGGAAAACCTTGATATTAGCGTATATTCTTGAGGGGATTTCTTTTTACTTACTCACAGTCACGGGGTCAACAATTGTTGGCTTTATGATTATGACCCTCTTGGTGTTTTCAGCAATAGCATGGGAGGTATCGTTTTTTGGGGAAGTGGCTAAAATTGGAGGAAGGGGAGTAAAGTTTGGGATTTTGTCTGGCATATCAAGTTCATCTACAGCCATTACCTTGGGATTTTCAGGTTACTTATACCAGATTAGTTCGACCTTGTTATTCTACTCGTACGTAGTGTTGATCCTCTTCTCGTTGCTAGCGTACATAATTGCGTTATACAAAGGCTCCTAA
- a CDS encoding HPP family protein produces the protein MEAGNAKKIVSVLNLIISISLLVLITIITRTEFILPPFIATASTKYADPDWKMNRNLTVLSSYLLCSVIAVLFSLFNLSSIVYATLASFLSFLVEVVLNIEHPPSLLVTFLGVLEKVKLFYILHPVLTGVIVIEGVNYLLVRYLEPKLKGI, from the coding sequence ATGGAGGCAGGCAATGCTAAAAAAATTGTTTCTGTTCTTAACTTAATTATTTCTATCTCCTTACTCGTCTTGATTACGATAATAACTAGGACTGAATTCATTTTACCACCCTTTATTGCGACAGCTTCTACTAAATACGCTGATCCGGATTGGAAAATGAATAGAAACTTAACCGTCTTATCTTCCTATCTACTTTGTAGTGTGATAGCCGTCCTATTCTCCCTTTTTAATCTTAGCTCTATCGTGTACGCTACGTTAGCATCATTCTTATCCTTCCTCGTGGAAGTAGTTTTAAATATAGAACACCCACCCTCATTGTTAGTTACTTTTCTGGGTGTGTTAGAAAAGGTAAAATTATTTTATATATTACACCCAGTCCTCACTGGGGTAATCGTGATTGAAGGAGTAAACTACTTGTTAGTTAGATATTTGGAGCCAAAACTGAAGGGCATATGA
- the soxC gene encoding proton pump complex cytochrome B SoxC, with protein MGVSDWFRERLGLDDLPFFRTPDYMYNVNYWLGSLVAAAFIYTVISGLILLLYYNPEAGYSSTEFIIQKVPYGSVILYSHLYGAYAMIILAYVHMFRNYFAGAYKKPRELLWIIGVIMLVLTLGTAFLGYSLIGDALATSAVDVGEGIISSIPGLSIFIPILFGNYDAGDYGRVLAWHIIFVALIGLLFAFHFFLAEHYGMMPSKKVKDKAPAVYTKEEWQKFNPWWPRNFVYMMSLIFLTWGFILLIPNALAYLNGLPQQLNPFLNPKPAPPPNSPAAAHITTYPPWFFLFLYKIADFTSDVVIFLFIGVIIPLLYLILVPFIDRSPYLSLTKRRLFTAFGILMITYLIQTTIWGDLTPGVEIPIAQQVMVYLPPAIITLVGVFVMPAKTNNKAIANPLSILILLVTSILFGGALVTLIASPSLLTIIAFTLFTLVFILSIKNISPIALKIEKQEQTIITPEKPRNRELKKKIAEVLISILFIFAVILASQLWVIPATGYLSNLFGIDLGLIFIMLGEAISLYHYVVYRRD; from the coding sequence ATGGGAGTATCAGATTGGTTTAGAGAAAGATTGGGATTGGATGACTTACCATTCTTTAGAACACCAGATTATATGTATAACGTCAATTATTGGTTAGGCTCACTAGTAGCTGCTGCGTTCATCTATACAGTAATTTCAGGTTTGATTTTATTATTATACTATAATCCAGAGGCAGGATATTCCTCTACCGAATTCATAATACAGAAAGTGCCCTACGGTTCCGTAATACTATATAGTCATCTTTATGGTGCATATGCTATGATAATCTTAGCATATGTACACATGTTCAGAAATTATTTTGCTGGAGCATACAAAAAACCTAGAGAGTTGTTATGGATAATTGGAGTTATAATGCTTGTACTCACTTTGGGAACAGCCTTTTTAGGATACAGTCTTATTGGCGATGCATTAGCTACGAGTGCTGTAGACGTTGGCGAAGGTATAATAAGCAGTATACCGGGATTATCAATTTTCATTCCTATCCTGTTTGGAAACTATGATGCAGGAGATTATGGAAGAGTCTTAGCTTGGCACATAATCTTCGTAGCCCTAATAGGCTTACTATTCGCCTTCCACTTCTTCTTAGCTGAACATTATGGCATGATGCCTTCAAAGAAAGTTAAGGATAAAGCTCCTGCAGTATATACAAAAGAAGAGTGGCAAAAGTTCAATCCTTGGTGGCCTAGAAACTTTGTATATATGATGTCACTAATCTTCTTAACCTGGGGATTCATACTACTAATACCTAACGCCTTAGCATACTTAAACGGTTTACCCCAGCAGCTAAATCCCTTCTTAAATCCTAAACCTGCCCCTCCACCTAATAGCCCAGCAGCAGCACATATTACAACTTATCCTCCATGGTTCTTCCTATTCCTATATAAGATAGCAGACTTCACAAGCGACGTTGTGATATTCTTATTTATCGGAGTTATCATCCCATTACTATATCTAATTCTGGTCCCTTTCATAGATAGATCGCCTTATCTAAGCCTAACAAAGAGAAGGTTATTCACGGCCTTTGGTATATTAATGATTACCTACCTAATACAAACAACGATCTGGGGGGATTTAACACCTGGAGTAGAAATACCAATAGCCCAGCAAGTGATGGTCTACTTACCACCGGCTATCATTACTTTAGTGGGAGTTTTCGTTATGCCTGCTAAAACAAATAATAAAGCAATCGCTAACCCGTTAAGCATCTTAATTCTTTTGGTAACTTCTATATTATTTGGTGGGGCTCTAGTAACTTTAATCGCTTCCCCGTCACTATTAACCATAATTGCATTCACCTTATTTACGTTAGTATTTATCCTATCTATAAAGAATATATCGCCAATAGCGCTGAAGATTGAGAAACAAGAGCAAACCATAATAACTCCTGAAAAGCCGAGAAACAGAGAACTAAAGAAGAAAATAGCTGAAGTATTAATAAGCATCCTCTTCATCTTTGCAGTCATATTAGCTTCTCAACTGTGGGTAATACCTGCAACTGGCTACCTTTCTAACTTGTTTGGGATCGATCTAGGGTTAATATTCATAATGCTGGGTGAGGCGATATCTTTATACCATTACGTAGTTTATAGGAGGGATTAA
- a CDS encoding undecaprenyl-diphosphate phosphatase: MDAILIGIILGIVQGISEWIPISSKTQILLVSTLILGLSFSQGYAFGLFMEIGTIFAAIIYFRREVYNVILAIVKLGKGGDLKLLVYLIVVTIITGIVGVPIYLFIVNLITGPVVGIPMSILGLVLIIDGLVIYLSRKKFVPNRSLKDMRLKDFIIIGIAQGLAALPGVSRSGMTTSALLLLGVKPEEAFRLSFLALIPAALGAIGVSVIISKHTVTNVIHIISLNALVISIIVATLVSLILIESLLRFAKSNRILLLVFTLGAIALISGIISGLTSYLP, translated from the coding sequence ATGGACGCTATCTTAATTGGGATTATTTTAGGGATCGTTCAAGGTATAAGTGAGTGGATACCAATTAGTAGTAAAACCCAAATCTTATTGGTCTCAACCCTTATCTTGGGTTTGTCCTTCTCACAAGGTTATGCCTTTGGACTGTTCATGGAGATAGGAACCATATTCGCTGCTATAATATACTTTAGGAGAGAAGTGTACAACGTTATTTTGGCAATAGTGAAGTTGGGTAAAGGTGGTGATTTAAAACTATTGGTTTATTTAATAGTGGTTACGATAATCACTGGAATAGTAGGAGTTCCTATCTATCTATTTATAGTGAATCTGATAACTGGACCGGTAGTTGGAATACCAATGAGTATTCTGGGCTTAGTGTTAATAATTGATGGGCTAGTGATCTACCTATCTAGAAAGAAATTCGTCCCAAATAGAAGCTTAAAGGACATGAGGCTTAAGGATTTCATAATAATTGGAATAGCTCAAGGCTTAGCAGCATTACCCGGAGTTAGTAGGTCAGGGATGACCACGTCAGCGTTATTATTACTTGGCGTAAAACCTGAAGAAGCCTTTAGGCTATCATTCTTAGCCTTAATCCCAGCTGCATTAGGGGCTATAGGGGTCTCGGTTATTATCTCAAAGCATACAGTAACTAATGTAATACATATTATAAGTCTCAATGCATTGGTAATTTCAATAATTGTAGCTACGCTAGTCAGCCTAATTCTAATAGAGTCGTTGCTGAGGTTCGCTAAGAGTAATAGAATACTTCTCCTTGTATTCACATTAGGAGCTATAGCATTAATTAGCGGAATTATAAGCGGTCTGACCTCCTACTTGCCCTAA
- a CDS encoding MFS transporter has translation MNPFKPLDDKKLSWFHWKSLITTGMGVFTDGYDLSSVGIVLLTVLSSFGITQKSSDYVLYTSLISGSALIGAAIGAIVFGLLSNMGRKKFYGIDVTLLTIGAILQAFVSNPLELVLIRLLLGIGVGADYVLSPMIMAEHSNAKDRGKIIALGFGLFWGFGATTAALLYLALSAINLSPDLIWRIVLASGAIPAASVIYLRRKIPETARFLGRVKGDIPTLKNVVKEVTGQEVMISKDLKDYNSFSYYFSKYWRKFLAACILWFLFDIVAYSGILFGPSLIAKSLGINSGVFQLYIEAIFTIPGGLIALSLIDRVGRKPLQIIGFIGMALSLFSFSLYKDFAGLYFSPLIAFAIYGMNNFSSQVGPGSVSASGMLGVELSPTKVRGFIQSLTVASGRIGAALTSFVFPALFNAYGESFAVGFLGSVALVSAIITLLFIPETKSKPLEEASGETLLEEERIIK, from the coding sequence ATGAATCCATTTAAGCCATTAGACGATAAAAAGTTGAGTTGGTTTCACTGGAAGTCTTTGATAACCACTGGAATGGGAGTTTTCACTGACGGGTACGATCTATCATCAGTAGGCATAGTGTTATTAACTGTACTCTCAAGCTTCGGGATAACTCAGAAAAGTTCAGACTATGTTCTCTACACATCCCTTATATCTGGCTCTGCCCTAATAGGAGCAGCAATAGGAGCAATAGTTTTCGGTTTGCTCTCGAACATGGGCAGAAAGAAGTTTTATGGGATCGATGTGACTCTTCTAACGATAGGTGCTATTCTTCAAGCTTTCGTGAGCAATCCATTAGAGTTGGTTCTAATTAGACTATTATTGGGCATAGGGGTAGGGGCAGATTACGTCCTATCACCAATGATAATGGCGGAACACTCTAACGCTAAGGATAGGGGGAAAATTATTGCCTTAGGCTTTGGACTCTTTTGGGGCTTTGGTGCTACTACAGCTGCTTTATTATACTTAGCTTTGTCAGCAATTAACTTAAGTCCAGATTTGATTTGGAGGATAGTGTTAGCTTCTGGAGCAATACCAGCTGCTTCAGTCATTTATCTTAGAAGAAAGATTCCAGAAACTGCTAGATTCTTAGGAAGAGTTAAGGGAGATATACCTACCTTGAAAAACGTTGTAAAGGAGGTAACGGGACAAGAAGTTATGATAAGTAAAGACTTGAAGGATTATAATTCGTTTAGCTATTACTTCTCTAAATATTGGCGTAAGTTTCTAGCAGCGTGCATATTATGGTTCCTATTTGACATCGTGGCATATTCTGGAATCTTGTTCGGTCCCTCATTAATAGCTAAGAGTTTAGGAATAAACTCGGGCGTGTTTCAGTTATATATAGAAGCAATCTTCACTATTCCCGGAGGATTGATAGCGTTATCGCTCATAGATAGAGTTGGTAGGAAACCATTGCAAATTATCGGATTTATAGGAATGGCATTATCACTATTTAGCTTTTCGTTATATAAGGATTTCGCAGGACTATATTTCTCACCTTTAATTGCATTTGCAATATACGGGATGAACAATTTCTCATCACAAGTAGGACCGGGCTCAGTGAGCGCTTCCGGGATGTTAGGAGTTGAGCTAAGTCCAACGAAAGTAAGAGGATTCATACAATCCTTAACCGTTGCTTCCGGTAGAATAGGTGCAGCACTAACATCTTTCGTGTTTCCAGCTCTATTTAACGCATACGGAGAGTCCTTCGCAGTTGGGTTCTTAGGCAGTGTGGCTTTAGTCTCTGCCATAATAACTCTGTTATTCATACCAGAGACTAAGAGTAAGCCGTTAGAGGAAGCTTCGGGAGAAACGCTATTAGAGGAGGAGAGAATAATTAAGTAG
- the soxL2 gene encoding Rieske iron-sulfur protein SoxL2 gives MIKFRLGKGEEREILDYSNLTFFRKLASKMRDPKTRFDVKEFVSKGEDYLFNYTNKNVGSVDEKRRKFLKSLIFGIAAAAVVGIIPGVRVLVPPTVTVTTGFPKSLLVDSSGNPIKASSLPVNSPYIIIFEYPMTGEPNFLINLGDSSGKPVEIQPTKVVVPQTGKTYDFPGGVGPNKSIVAYSAICQHLGCTPPYIHFYPPSYVNPRQLTASEPDQLTAAALLAAKEANVPALIHCDCHGSTYDPYHGGAVLTGPTVRPLPSVILEWDSSTDYLYAIGSVGVATYPNGSNGIPSQDPTDDLSSSFGSPVGDKTTVTETENPFSS, from the coding sequence TTGATAAAGTTTAGATTAGGTAAAGGTGAAGAAAGGGAAATCTTAGATTACTCTAACTTAACCTTCTTCAGGAAGTTAGCGAGTAAGATGAGAGATCCTAAGACTAGATTTGACGTGAAAGAATTCGTGAGCAAAGGGGAGGACTATTTATTTAATTACACTAACAAAAACGTAGGTAGTGTAGATGAAAAGAGGAGAAAGTTCCTAAAGTCTTTGATATTTGGAATAGCTGCAGCTGCAGTTGTAGGAATCATTCCGGGGGTTAGAGTTCTCGTTCCACCTACGGTTACTGTGACCACCGGTTTCCCGAAATCGCTCTTAGTAGATTCCTCTGGAAATCCAATAAAAGCTTCTTCTTTACCAGTAAATAGTCCATACATAATAATTTTTGAATACCCAATGACTGGTGAACCAAACTTCTTGATAAACTTAGGGGACTCTAGCGGAAAACCAGTTGAGATTCAACCTACTAAAGTCGTAGTACCTCAAACTGGAAAAACTTACGATTTCCCGGGAGGGGTAGGTCCTAATAAATCAATAGTGGCTTATTCAGCAATTTGTCAACATTTAGGTTGTACTCCACCTTATATCCACTTTTACCCTCCTAGCTACGTTAATCCAAGACAGCTAACAGCTTCAGAACCAGATCAATTAACTGCTGCAGCATTATTAGCGGCAAAAGAAGCTAATGTACCAGCTTTGATACATTGTGACTGTCATGGATCAACTTATGATCCATATCACGGAGGAGCTGTATTAACTGGTCCAACAGTCAGACCTTTGCCTAGTGTCATACTAGAATGGGACTCTTCAACAGATTACTTATACGCAATAGGATCTGTTGGTGTGGCGACATATCCTAACGGTAGTAATGGTATACCATCACAAGATCCTACTGATGACCTAAGCTCGAGTTTTGGAAGTCCAGTAGGAGATAAAACAACAGTCACTGAAACGGAAAATCCTTTCTCGTCATGA
- a CDS encoding antibiotic biosynthesis monooxygenase — protein MINVGLYYKVKKGYEKDFEEKFLEVLGILKKTNSGLIEAKLYKSVEDPTDYLIYTEWKDIESFKKFTLSEEYKNTINYGKNILEGKPKHRILKELNT, from the coding sequence ATGATAAATGTAGGACTTTATTATAAGGTAAAGAAGGGATATGAAAAGGACTTTGAGGAGAAATTCCTCGAGGTATTAGGAATATTAAAGAAAACGAACTCAGGTTTAATTGAAGCTAAGCTTTACAAGTCTGTAGAAGATCCCACAGACTACTTAATATACACTGAGTGGAAGGATATAGAATCTTTTAAAAAATTCACCCTAAGTGAAGAATATAAAAACACTATCAATTACGGAAAGAATATACTAGAAGGAAAACCTAAGCATAGAATACTTAAAGAATTAAACACGTAA